The proteins below are encoded in one region of Deltaproteobacteria bacterium:
- a CDS encoding DUF4097 family beta strand repeat protein, translated as MTSVLLALALTAGDGASHVAFDTGATPTVQVSNVAGPITVEAIPGTRTEVDAEWLSGSEAEQKKWTVDLRGKAGEVVARVCCGPCDVQDRDRNCSGDAKLAFTLRVPAGSRVTANQVSGTVSVKGVVGDLEVHSVSGKVKVEGTEGALDLRSVSGDVEARAAKASSARLETVSADVVLVLPASTGADVSFTTVSGALNGQKPGIGHLESRVRGGGVKVQAQSVSGNVEVK; from the coding sequence ATGACGTCTGTCCTGTTGGCCCTGGCCCTCACCGCCGGCGACGGCGCCTCGCACGTGGCCTTCGACACCGGCGCCACCCCGACGGTGCAGGTGAGCAACGTGGCGGGGCCGATCACCGTCGAGGCCATTCCCGGCACGCGGACCGAGGTCGACGCGGAGTGGCTCTCGGGCAGCGAGGCCGAGCAGAAGAAGTGGACGGTCGATCTCCGCGGCAAGGCCGGCGAGGTGGTGGCGCGCGTCTGCTGTGGCCCCTGCGATGTCCAGGACCGCGACCGGAACTGCAGCGGCGACGCCAAGCTGGCCTTCACCCTCCGCGTGCCCGCGGGAAGTCGGGTGACCGCGAACCAGGTCTCGGGAACGGTGTCGGTGAAGGGGGTGGTGGGCGATCTGGAGGTGCACTCCGTGTCCGGAAAAGTGAAGGTCGAGGGCACCGAGGGCGCGCTCGACCTGCGCAGCGTCTCGGGCGACGTGGAGGCGCGCGCGGCCAAGGCCAGCAGCGCCCGCCTGGAGACGGTGTCCGCGGACGTGGTGCTGGTGCTCCCCGCCTCGACCGGCGCGGACGTGTCGTTCACCACCGTCTCGGGCGCGCTCAACGGCCAGAAGCCCGGCATCGGCCACCTCGAGTCGCGCGTGCGCGGCGGCGGCGTCAAGGTCCAGGCCCAGAGCGTGAGCGGA
- a CDS encoding AarF/ABC1/UbiB kinase family protein → MATKPPSGRLARLGKLASLSAKVSTGLAARAAARVIGKNPDELERQATERVVATLGELKGAAMKLGQALSMDPDALPPELRAVIARLQNQAPPVAYEEIATVIEAELGGPPEARFAEFDHTPLAAASLGQVHRARLQDGREVAVKVQYPGIVDAIESDFANLGVIVNAVGKTSPTFDGREYYEEFRREIALETDYEREALHARQYRGWVSRFPDLVVPEVIDSHSGKRVLTLELVRGVTLGQFVTTSADDAARLRVSSQLIRAIYGPFLLAGEIHADPHPGNFLVTDDGKLAILDFGSVKAFSPSFVDACRRYFRANLEGPPIDVLEAVRAAGFRVELPDALARDVLGEVQAIAGRPVRTGSYDYGADTANKDMRALVARRGKDVLRIRPPAEGVMFARAIGGCAQNLRALAARGDFRAVFEGLLPLLP, encoded by the coding sequence ATGGCCACCAAGCCGCCGTCGGGGCGCCTCGCGCGTCTGGGCAAGCTGGCGTCGCTCTCGGCCAAGGTCTCCACCGGGCTGGCGGCGAGGGCCGCGGCGCGCGTGATCGGCAAGAACCCCGACGAGCTGGAGCGCCAGGCCACCGAGCGCGTGGTGGCCACCCTCGGCGAGCTCAAGGGCGCGGCCATGAAGCTGGGCCAGGCGCTGTCGATGGATCCAGACGCGCTCCCGCCCGAGCTGCGCGCGGTCATCGCCCGCTTGCAGAACCAGGCGCCGCCGGTGGCGTACGAGGAGATCGCGACCGTCATCGAAGCCGAGCTGGGCGGACCGCCGGAGGCGCGCTTCGCCGAGTTCGACCACACCCCGCTCGCCGCCGCCAGCCTGGGCCAGGTGCACCGCGCGCGGCTGCAGGACGGCCGAGAGGTCGCCGTGAAGGTGCAGTACCCGGGCATCGTGGACGCCATCGAGTCGGACTTCGCGAACCTGGGGGTGATCGTGAACGCGGTGGGCAAGACCTCGCCCACCTTCGACGGCCGCGAGTACTACGAGGAGTTCCGCCGGGAGATCGCCCTTGAGACCGACTACGAGCGCGAGGCGCTGCACGCGCGCCAGTACCGCGGCTGGGTGTCGCGCTTTCCGGATCTCGTGGTGCCCGAGGTCATCGACTCGCACTCGGGCAAGCGGGTGCTGACCCTGGAGCTGGTGCGCGGCGTGACCCTGGGCCAGTTCGTGACCACGTCGGCGGACGACGCGGCGCGCCTGCGCGTCTCCAGCCAGCTCATCCGCGCCATCTACGGGCCGTTCCTGCTCGCCGGCGAGATCCACGCGGATCCGCATCCAGGTAACTTTTTGGTTACAGACGACGGCAAGCTGGCCATCCTCGACTTCGGCAGCGTCAAGGCCTTCAGCCCCTCGTTCGTCGACGCCTGTCGCCGCTACTTCCGCGCGAACCTCGAAGGCCCGCCCATCGACGTGCTCGAGGCCGTGCGCGCCGCGGGCTTCCGGGTGGAGCTGCCCGATGCCCTGGCGCGCGACGTGCTCGGCGAGGTCCAGGCCATCGCCGGACGGCCGGTGCGCACCGGGAGCTACGACTACGGCGCCGACACCGCCAACAAGGACATGCGCGCCCTGGTCGCCCGCCGCGGCAAGGACGTGCTCCGCATCCGGCCGCCGGCCGAGGGCGTGATGTTCGCCCGCGCCATCGGCGGCTGCGCCCAGAACCTGCGCGCGCTCGCGGCGCGCGGAGACTTTCGCGCGGTGTTCGAAGGGCTCTTGCCCCTGCTGCCGTGA